The Thioalbus denitrificans region TGCCCCGGGCTTCCGGACGGACCTCGATCTGGTCCACGTAGACCAGGTTGCAGATCTCCCCGGCGGGGTGGGTGCCGTGGGCCGTGCGCAGGCGACCGCTGCCGTCGGGCGCGAAGGCCACGCGATAGAAATCGGACAGCTCCGCGCTCAGCGAATCGAAGAGCTGTTCGAGATCGACCCCCTGGTTCAGGGCGTCACAGAAATTGAGGCGATGTCCCTCGGCCTGGCACAACTCGAGAGGGGCTTCCGCGTCGGGATCGTCCAGCAGCGCGACACCCTTGAAGCGGGTCACGTAGTCGAGGTGCGGATCGTCGCAAGCGATGGCCATGCTGAACTCGAAACGGACATTGTCCGGGCTGAGTTCGAGCACCGGCAGTTCGATGGGCGGTTTGCGGTCTGGCACCCGGCACTTCCCCCTGTTGTCTGGTCGGACGTCTTCATTGACGGCCGCCCGGGTCAATATAGCAACAAAAATGGGGTTTCAGGTGCGAATGCCGGGCTCAGGCATGTTGCCGGGGCGTTCTCCCGTGCGCGGGTCGCAGGTGAGCGTTCACCTGCAAGGCCGGCGGTACCGCTTTCAGTGCGTGGCGGTGTAGTCGGCCCAGCGGTCAGGGTGACCGTCGCGGATGGCGGCCAGCAGCCTGCGCAGGAACTCCAGGCGGGGACGGCAGACGGGGGCGGTGCGGTAATCGGCGGCGAGATACTCGAGATCGTGGATTTCGCGCAGGACTTCGGCTTCGCTCCGGGGTTCAGGGTCGGGGTTGTCCATGGTTCAGCTCCTCGCGTTGCAGCTGTGCTGTCTCAATTTGGCATCGTGTTGTCGTTCTGACGACACAAATGAACTATACAACTAAAAAGATAGCCCTATCTTGATGAAAGTCAAGCGTTAGTTAAATACTCGGGTAGTTGTCGATATGCGACAGGTCGGGATTGACCGGGGCTGGATGTGGTTTTGGGTCTGCCGGGTCGGCATTTCAGCCGCGGTTGTCGGAACGGGGGAAAATGATTGCAATGACAAACAATAGGTTGGCGGATCACCCTATTGTTCCGCGCTGGATCGTGGAGGGTCCTCAGGTGGCCGATGAGTGGCCGGCCGGCGGTCAGCGTCCGGATGCCCGGCCCCGGGCCGGCGCGCACGGGGTGCGCAACATGGCGGGGCCGGGCCGGTCGATGGGCTTTGTCCGGGAGGGCGCAACAGGCCTGCCGCAGTTCAATCCTCCTGCGCCCGGTTCGTCGTCACCGCCAGGACAGACGGCTCTCCACCTCACGCTCGGCCTCGAGCCAGTCGTCCAGGCACCCCTCGGGCGAGAAGCCCCGCGACTCGGCCTTGAGGTAGGCCGCTTCAGCGATCATTTCGTGCACCTGGCGCAGCGAGACCGGCATCGACCGGGACGTGCTGCGGCGGCTCGGCGTCGGGGTCCGTTTGCGCGGGGCGGGTTTGTCCGCCACCCCGCTCTTCGCCGCGGGGGACTTGGCTGCGCGGGAGGTTGTGGGTTTTCCGGCACCGGCCTTGGCTTTCGCCGCGGGGGCTGTCCTGCCGGCGGGGGCGCGGGTCGTGGGCGCTGAATCGGTGGTCTTGGTCATCCTGAATACCTCCCTGTCCTGGTTGGGTTGCCCGGAGAGAAACCTCTTTACCGCTGTCATGTGATCAGGACATGAAATGCCCGGCCCGGGTTTTAAATCCGGCTGTCCTGACGGCCACCGGTCTTCGCTGGCGGAGAACTGGCCCAGATTTTTCTCGCCAAGATCGCCGAGAACGCCAAGGTTCAAAATGATCAAGACCTTATGAATCGAGCATCGAGCCTCGTCTGGTACGGGGGCCGCTGCAGTATAAGACCGTCAATCCCTTGTTTAGCTGGCGTTCTTCGCGTCCTGGCGAGAGATATCAAGAAATATCGGGCCAGTGTACTGCTCCACCCTTGGCGGCACTTGCAGAGCCGCCAAGGGTGGAGCAGTACACTAGCAGATATTCGCAAGGAGTCGAGCGCTTCCGGGTTTCATCGGGGAGTCACAGTGGCGCGTTACAGTCACGCCCGCAGTCATCGTATGGACGGGCACTGTGGTCGTGCATGCGCAACCCCCGTCGCGATGTCATGCCTGCCTCTTGCGGACAGGGATGTCCGACCTTTTTGGCCATGCAAGGGAGTCTGCCTCTTGGAACAACAACGTGCCACGACGGTGAAACTTTCCGAGCATCGCACCGCGCTGATCCTGGGCGGCGGTTGGCTGCTGTTCGCCCTCGCCGTGGTGATCCCCTACGGTTCCTGGCGACTGGCGGGGGGGCTGCTGCTGTTCACCGTCTTTCTGCCTGTCTACGCCGTCCCGTTGCAGACGTTGCGGTCCTACGCCCGGGCCCGGGCGGGCGATGCGCCGTTGCGGCGCCGGTTTGTCCTCGGGCTGGCAAGCTGGCTGGCGGGAATGACGCTGCTGCTTCTGCCCTGGCGCGGCGAGGCGGATGGCTGGTGGCTGTGGATGGTGCTCGGTGTGGCCCCGGTGGTGGCTCTGGCGGCCCTGCTGTTCCTGCCCGCGAAGGAAGTCCGGCCACGGACCTGACACCCGGCGCCGGGATCAGGGCCGGGCCGATGGGGTTCAGAGGCTGGCGGCCCCGCTGTCCATGCTGCGCTTCTTCTTCAGCGCCTTCTCCGCCACGTAGCGCATGAACGCCTCGTCCTCATTCGCTCCGTAGCCGAACGCCGAACAGATTTCCGCCAGTTCGCCGATCAACTCCCGGGTCAGTTCGATCTCGGTATGGCTGCGTCCGCAGCCGCGGCAGTGGCTTCCGTCTTCGGTGCAGTGCTCGCGGCCGCGGCAGGGCGAGAAGGCCTTCATGGCGCTCAGCCCTCCGCGGCGAAGACGAAGGGCAGGTCGGTGCGGGCGCGGTAGCCCGCGGCGTCCGCCACCCGGCTTGCACCCGCCTGCGCGCGGGCTTCCAGCAGGGCCGCCTCGATGCGCCGGTCGGCGATGTGGTAGGCGGGCGCGAGCCCGATTTCCGCCGGCCCCGGGCAGGGCTCGTCGAAGACGTGGCGGTAGAGGTCGCTCATCATGGCGTAGCGGCCGCTCATGAGCAGGTTGGTGGCGCCCTTGATGCGCGCCACCGAGTCGTCGTCGGTGGTGAAGAAGCTCGTCACCAGCATCACCGAGATGGCATGCAGCACGTCGTAGGCCACGTGGGCGATGAACACCCACAGGTGGTGGCGGTTCAGGGGCACCCCTTCGCGCCAGGCCCAGCGGATCATCCCCCCCAGCAGCAGGCTGAAGAACTCCGGCACGCCCCACTCCATGCCCAGCCCCACCGAGGCGAGGGATTCCTGGACGCTGAAGCGTCCGTCCCCGGCCACCAGTCGCTGGATGAGCACGTTGTCCGCCACGCCGTGGATCATGGGCACGTCCTGCTCTCCGAAGGGGATTGCCAGCCCCTCGAACAGCTGCCGGTACATGACCATGTGGGTGGTGGAGCTGAACAGACCGTGCAGGGAGGGGTAGTCATCCAGGCTGTGGGAGCCCACGCCGTACTCGTCCGCCACCAGCTGGGCCAGCACGATCTGGGCGAGTTCGGAGACCCGCTCGTTGAGCACGCCGTAGGGCATCTCCAGCAGGCCGTGGAAGCGGCCGATGGCGAGCGCCACGCACTGGCGGGTGTTCTTCACCTGGTTGAAGTACTGCAGGGCGAAGGCCCGCAGCTGGGCGGCGTCGAAGTCGCCGGCGAAGACGCGCAGGAAGAAGGGGTGGCGCCAGACCGGGTGCCCCATGACGTGCTCGTGCAGTTCCAGGAACAGCGTCGCCAGGGCCCCGGGGGCGAACACCTCCAGGTCGGCGAAGCGGTTGCCGGGGTCGCGGGCGGCGATGTCGCGCAGCTCGGCGAACATCCGGTGGAGCGGGTTCGCCGGATCCTCCAGCTCCCCGATGACGCGCCGGAAGTCGGCCTGCTGGCTGGTGCGGAACGCCTCCAGGACCCCCTCGGCGTCGAGCTCCAGCAGCTCGGGGAGGGGGTGCACGCCCTCCTGGAGCCGCGGGCGGCCGTCGGGCAGGACCCGGAGCAGGTCGGTGAAGGTCTCGGTGTCGGTTCGGGTCTGATTGCTCATCTGCGCGGAGTCATTCCTGGATGCTGGATCAACGGCTCGGAGCATACCCGCCGGGGGGCGCGGGAACCCTGACATCGGTCAATATTGCGCATGGCCCGGAGAAATCCCCTATTGAAAGAATGGTTGTCCGGGTGTAAATAACCCGCTTCCGGCTGTCGACGCCGACCGGAGGGAACCATGACCGCAGAACACCCGTTCGCCCCCTTCATCCGCACCCTGGGCAAGGGCCGCCAGGGCGCCCGCGCGCTGTCGCAGGGCGAGGCCCGGGAGGCGATGCACATGATCCTGGCCGGCGAGGTGGAGCCCATCCAGCTCGGGGCGTTCCTGATGCTGAT contains the following coding sequences:
- a CDS encoding GNAT family N-acetyltransferase encodes the protein MPDRKPPIELPVLELSPDNVRFEFSMAIACDDPHLDYVTRFKGVALLDDPDAEAPLELCQAEGHRLNFCDALNQGVDLEQLFDSLSAELSDFYRVAFAPDGSGRLRTAHGTHPAGEICNLVYVDQIEVRPEARGMGIGSRMVRRLVRALDAGDSLVALKAFPLADAEEEQSREAHAIRLRRVKRFYSELGFEPVGEEFMVADARAFKSRPR
- a CDS encoding DUF2934 domain-containing protein; this translates as MIAEAAYLKAESRGFSPEGCLDDWLEAEREVESRLSWR
- a CDS encoding DUF1289 domain-containing protein; amino-acid sequence: MKAFSPCRGREHCTEDGSHCRGCGRSHTEIELTRELIGELAEICSAFGYGANEDEAFMRYVAEKALKKKRSMDSGAASL